A window of the Lactuca sativa cultivar Salinas chromosome 5, Lsat_Salinas_v11, whole genome shotgun sequence genome harbors these coding sequences:
- the LOC111915656 gene encoding uncharacterized protein LOC111915656, whose translation MAANRTSASSKSTTTQIDLNTTTTTTKTKTKRKSKPKPKPKSIQDESTRPQTPKKNQLNPSSSSSTPKRTKSPGVRVVGNRIYDSKNGKTCHQCRQKTMDFSVTCTNQGDNKKQCPLNVCQACLLNRYGENAEEAAASADWKCPRCRGICNCSFCMKKSGRIPTGTLAHTAKKNGYSSVSNLLNIKGSTLVKRADGGSRKRQKVSDNKEPKDELETKVMKEEVDLESEDEKDAIEDMNEGHKVEIQLPQGTELTNLAGIDMPSGDIGHALQLLEFCETFGEVFEVKKGQPEIILRELTCADAHKTHEALIVQFHIRLLSLIEEDSGIKYSGKSWEEDFKECITESQILSQKSLVECFNDYNELNFSKKLRLLNFLCDEALCTAKMRLWIEEQNVVEKKKAKEKLSANREKEKNMKKKIQDEVAKTILSSNGVPLSISEQKDLLLKIKAETAQTLANSLDLREVPRESYIVRLEPELLDRNGCKLWRLKGYSDKIGILLQDSCCGDAIISDEKWFFYNDQDKALVDKYISPFRNFRE comes from the exons CCGAAGTCGATTCAGGATGAGTCAACTCGCCCCCAAACACCCAAAAAAAATCAACtcaatccttcttcttcttcctcaactcCCAAACGCACAAAATCTCCAGGTGTTCGCGTCGTTGGTAACAGAATCTACGATTCCAAAAATGGAAAAACTTGTCACCAG TGTCGACAGAAAACCATGGACTTTTCGGTGACCTGCACCAACCAGGGCGATAACAAGAAGCAATGCCCACTTAATGTATGTCAAGCATGTCTTCTAAACAG ATATGGAGAGAATGCGGAAGAAGCTGCGGCATCGGCTGATTGGAAATGCCCCAGATGTAGAGGAATTTGTAATTGCAGTTTTTGCAT GAAGAAGAGTGGTCGTATTCCAACTGGGACGCTTGCTCATACTGCTAAAAAAAACGGGTATTCATCGGTTTCCAATCTTTTAAACATTAAAGGCTCCACACTGGTGAAAAGAGCTGATGGTGGCTCACGAAAAAGGCAAAAGGTTTCTGATAATAAG GAACCAAAAGATGAACTGGAAACAAAAGTGATGAAAGAAGAAGTTGATCTCGAAAGTGAG GATGAAAAAGACGCGATTGAGGACATGAATGAAGGTCATAAAGTGGAGATTCAACTACCACAAGGCACCGAGTTAACCAATCTAGCAGGCATTGACATGCCTTCAGGAGACATTGGACATGCTTTGCAGTTATTAGAATTCTGTGAAACTTTTGGAGAG GTTTTTGAGGTAAAGAAAGGGCAACCTGAAATTATACTTCGCGAATTGACATGCGCGGATGCACATAAAACACATGAAGCGTTAATTGTTCAGTTCCATATTAGATTGCTCTCTTTAATAGAAGAAGATTCGGGAATAAA ATATTCAGGAAAATCATGGGAGGAGGATTTTAAAGAGTGTATTACTGAATCCCAGATTCTGTCACAAAAGAGTCTTGTGGAGTGTTTTAATGATTACAAcgaattaaacttttcaaaaaagcTCCGGCTTTTGAACTTTTTATGTGATGAAGCCCTTTGCACTGC AAAGATGAGATTGTGGATTGAAGAACAAAATGTGGTGGAGAAGAAGAAAGCAAAAGAGAAGTTGAGTGCTAATCGTGAGAAG GAGAAAAACATGAAGAAAAAGATACAAGATGAGGTGGCAAAAACTATACTTTCAAGTAATGGTGTCCCACTTTCCATTTCTGAACAAAAAGATCTTCTTTTAAAGATCAAGGCTGAAACTGCTCAAACCCTTGCTAATTCTTTGGATTTGAGAG AGGTGCCTCGTGAATCGTATATAGTTAGATTGGAACCTGAACTTTTGGACAGAAATGGATGCAAACTTTGGAGATTGAAGGGTTATTCTGATAAAATTGGCATCTTGCTTCAAG ATTCTTGTTGTGGAGATGCAATTATTTCTGATGAAAAATGGTTCTTTTATAATGATCAAGACAAGGCATTGGTTGACAAGTATATTTCTCCATTTAG AAACTTTAGAGAATGA